The following proteins are encoded in a genomic region of Syntrophotaleaceae bacterium:
- a CDS encoding HigA family addiction module antitoxin — protein MSRAQANHFVPDYLVTPGEVLEDYLDDLGMTQAELADRMGLAKKTINEIIKGKAPITTETALKLERTLGRPAHFWSNLETQYQEDRLRIAEQQRMESDLEWLEKVPVAAMAKLGWIPKLKTKFEKLEAVLCFFGIASPAQWETVWREHQVAYRQTDNFENCAESVSAWLRQGEIQAQQIACAPFDKKTIQNVLGEARDLTREEDPGVFVPRLVELCASAGVAVVFVPELPKTGTYGATRWLGDRAVIQLSLRYKSNDHLWFTFFHEAGHILKHGRKDVFIEGKNGLDNEKEEEANVFSRDKLIPPQEYRRFLASWDGRSLAPVVTFAEEIQIAPGIVVGRLQHDGRLPKGIGNKLKVFYRWSAGKGK, from the coding sequence ATGAGTAGAGCGCAAGCAAACCATTTTGTCCCGGATTATCTGGTTACCCCCGGAGAGGTTCTTGAGGACTATCTGGATGATCTTGGCATGACTCAGGCCGAGCTTGCCGACCGGATGGGTTTGGCCAAAAAAACCATCAACGAAATCATCAAGGGCAAAGCACCTATCACGACCGAGACAGCATTGAAGTTGGAGCGAACCCTGGGTCGGCCAGCGCATTTTTGGAGCAATTTGGAAACGCAGTACCAGGAGGATCGCTTGCGCATCGCAGAGCAGCAGCGCATGGAATCCGACTTGGAATGGCTGGAAAAAGTCCCCGTTGCGGCAATGGCCAAACTTGGGTGGATTCCCAAGCTGAAGACCAAGTTTGAGAAACTGGAAGCGGTTCTCTGTTTTTTCGGTATTGCCTCTCCCGCCCAATGGGAAACGGTATGGCGCGAACATCAGGTCGCTTACAGGCAGACAGATAATTTTGAAAACTGTGCAGAATCGGTTTCAGCCTGGCTGCGGCAAGGAGAAATCCAGGCGCAACAGATTGCCTGTGCTCCCTTCGACAAAAAAACCATTCAGAATGTTCTTGGTGAAGCTCGTGATTTGACCAGAGAGGAAGACCCCGGGGTGTTTGTACCCAGGCTGGTCGAACTTTGCGCTTCTGCCGGTGTCGCCGTTGTTTTTGTCCCTGAACTCCCCAAGACGGGGACTTACGGCGCAACACGATGGCTTGGTGATCGAGCGGTGATTCAGCTCAGTTTGCGCTACAAGAGCAATGACCATCTTTGGTTCACCTTTTTTCACGAGGCAGGTCATATTCTCAAGCACGGTCGTAAAGATGTCTTTATCGAGGGGAAGAATGGTTTAGACAATGAGAAGGAAGAGGAAGCAAATGTTTTCTCCCGCGACAAGTTGATCCCGCCTCAAGAGTATCGTCGGTTCCTCGCCAGTTGGGATGGGAGATCTCTTGCTCCTGTTGTTACCTTCGCTGAAGAAATCCAAATTGCCCCGGGAATTGTTGTTGGCCGGTTGCAGCATGACGGTCGTCTCCCCAAAGGAATTGGAAATAAATTGAAAGTTTTCTATCGCTGGTCGGCTGGCAAGGGAAAATGA